In Anopheles gambiae chromosome 2, idAnoGambNW_F1_1, whole genome shotgun sequence, a single window of DNA contains:
- the LOC1276885 gene encoding UDP-glycosyltransferase UGT5: MIRTKNNVVAVAFLCLAFVIGNNRVEVESAKILGIFPTASKSHWILGSSLLKELAQDGHEVTMISPFPLKNAPKTYRDVNIAYNTNLFDDIMDEVFEKIDDSIVEKMMELGTFVNEITNTTLSSPEVQTLIHSDETFDLLILEIFLDDALLGFADRFNCPVVGMSTFGASSWVNSLTGSPQPLSYVPHPMSSFTDKMNFWQRLGNVLFTAFDETLLTAMCNPIQQRHYNHYFPNATRSLDEMRRHGVSLVLINSHFSLSFPRPYLPNLIEVGGFHVNRKVNPLPEDIKSFIEQSEHGVIYFSMGSNLKPSKMDKQKRNDVIKVLSSLKQNIIWKWDDDTLVVDKKKFLIGKWFPQDDILAHPNVKLFITHGGLLSCTESIYHGVPIVGIPIFGDQLLNMARAEQSGWGIGVTYTELNEQTFSKAITTVLGDPSYAANVKTISRRMRDQPLAPMDTAKFWVEYVLRHDGAKHLISSAQDLNFVQYNNLDVYLFIVAVFLTIVFVVRLSFRKLYRALCKRNRNSSTVKKTN, translated from the exons ATGATACGTACCAAAAATAATGTTGTCGCGGTGGCATTCCTATGCCTGGCATTTGTGATAGGGAACAATCGTGTAGAGGTGGAATCGGCCAAAATTCTTGGCATCTTCCCCACCGCCTCCAAATCGCACTGGATTCTTGGTTCTTCGCTCTTGAAAGAGTTGGCTCAAGATGGACACGAG GTAACAATGATAAGCCCGTTCCCGTTGAAAAATGCTCCCAAGACGTACCGGGATGTTAACATTGCATACAACACGAATCTGTTTGATG ATATAATGGATGAAGTGTTTGAAAAAATCGATGACAGTATTGTGGAGAAAATGATGGAGCTAGGGACTTTTGTGAATGAAATCACCAACACTACGCTCTCATCGCCGGAAGTTCAAACACTGATACATTCCGACGAGACTTTTGATCTACTGATCTTAGAAATATTCCTAGATGATGCGTTGCTTGGCTTTGCCGATCGGTTCAACTGTCCAGTTGTCGGCATGTCAACCTTTGGTGCTTCCTCGTGGGTGAATTCGCTCACCGGTTCTCCGCAGCCCTTATCGTACGTACCGCATCCAATGTCAAGTTTTACTGATAAGATGAACTTCTGGCAACGGCTCGGTAACGTACTGTTTACTGCGTTTGATGAAACCCTTCTCACTGCCATGTGCAATCCAATACAGCAGAGACATTACAACCACTACTTTCCCAACGCCACTCGCTCACTGGATGAGATGCGCCGCCACGGAGTCTCCCTCGTGTTGATCAACAGTCATTTCAGCTTGAGCTTCCCCCGACCATATCTGCCAAACCTGATCGAGGTCGGTGGGTTCCATGTCAATCGTAAAGTGAACCCTCTTCCTGAG GACATCAAATCCTTTATCGAACAATCAGAACACGGTGTTATCTACTTTTCGATGGGATCTAACCTTAAACCATCCAAAATGGACAAGCAAAAGCGAAACGACGTCATTAAGGTGCTCTCAAGTcttaaacaaaacatcatcTGGAAATGGGACGACGATACACTTGTGGTCGATAAGAAGAAGTTCTTGATCGGAAAATGGTTCCCTCAGGACGATATCCTGGCACACCCGAACGTCAAGCTGTTCATTACACACGGTGGTCTGCTGAGTTGCACCGAATCGATCTATCACGGTGTGCCGATCGTGGGCATTCCGATTTTCGGCGATCAACTGCTGAACATGGCACGAGCGGAACAGTCAGGCTGGGGTATCGGTGTAACCTACACCGAGCTCAACGAACAAACGTTCAGCAAAGCGATCACCACCGTTCTCGGTGACCCAAG TTATGCTGCAAACGTCAAGACGATTTCCCGTCGAATGAGAGATCAACCCCTGGCACCAATGGATACAGCTAAATTTTGGGTTGAGTACGTCCTCAGGCACGATGGCGCAAAGCATCTCATATCTTCCGCGCAAGATCTTAATTTCGTTCAGTACAACAATTTGGACGTCTACCTATTTATTGTGGCAGTGTTTCTAACGATCGTGTTCGTTGTTAGATTGAGTTTTAGAAAGCTCTACAGAGCTCTTTGTAAAAGGAATCGGAACTCTTCAACTGTCAAAAAGACGAATTAA
- the LOC5667148 gene encoding UDP-glycosyltransferase UGT4: protein MLGGKNNVASVALLCLVFAIGHNSVVVESAKILGIFPTSSKSHWILGSALMKELAQDGHEVTMMSPFPLKNAPKTYRDVKIDYKTGLFEAAMDKVFDNIDNSIVQKMTKLGNFANAITNTTLSSPEVQALLQSDETFDLVILEIFLDDALLGFADRFNCPVVGMSPFGASPWVNSLTGSPQPLSYVPHPMLSFTDKMNFWQRLGNVLFSAFDGTIISAMSNPIHQKHYDHYFPNATRSLDEMRRHGVSLVLINSHFSLSFPRPYLPNLIEIGGFHVNRKVNPLPEDIKSFIEQSEHGVIYFSMGSNLKPSKMDKQKRNDVIKVLSSLKQNIIWKWDDDTLVVDKKKFLIGKWFPQDDILAHPNVKLFITHGGLLSCTESIYHGVPIVGIPIFGDQLLNMARAEQSGWGIGVTYNELNEQTFSKAITTVLGDPSYAANLKTISRRMRDQPLAPMDTAKFWVEYVIRHDGAKHLISSAQDLNFVHYNNLDVYLFIGAVFLTILFVIRSGLRKLYRTLCKRNRNTPTVKKTN, encoded by the exons ATGCTAGGCGGCAAAAATAATGTTGCCTCGGTGGCACTCCTATGCCTGGTGTTTGCGATAGGGCACAACAGTGTGGTGGTGGAATCAGCTAAAATTCTTGGCATCTTTCCTACTAGCTCCAAATCGCACTGGATTCTTGGTTCTGCACTCATGAAAGAGTTGGCACAAGATGGGCACGAG GTGACAATGATGAGCCCGTTTCCGCTTAAAAATGCTCCCAAGACGTACCGCGATGTAAAGATTGATTACAAAACAGGATTGTTTGAAG CTGCAATGGACAAAGTCTTTGATAACATCGATAACAGTATTGTGCAGAAAATGACAAAGCTTGGAAATTTCGCAAATGCAATCACCAACACTACGCTCTCATCACCGGAAGTTCAAGCCTTGCTGCAATCGGACGAAACGTTCGATCTTGTAATCCTAGAAATATTCCTAGATGATGCGTTGCTTGGCTTTGCCGATCGGTTCAACTGTCCAGTTGTCGGCATGTCACCGTTCGGTGCATCTCCGTGGGTAAATTCGCTCACCGGTTCCCCGCAGCCCTTATCGTACGTGCCGCATCCGATGTTAAGCTTTACTGATAAGATGAACTTCTGGCAACGGCTCGGTAACGTACTATTTTCTGCGTTTGATGGAACCATAATCAGCGCTATGAGCAATCCGATACATCAGAAGCATTATGACCACTACTTTCCCAACGCCACTCGCTCACTGGATGAGATGCGCCGCCACGGTGTCTCGCTCGTGTTGATCAACAGTCATTTCAGCTTGAGCTTCCCCCGACCATATCTGCCAAACCTGATTGAGATTGGTGGGTTCCATGTCAACCGTAAAGTAAACCCTCTTCCTGAG GACATCAAATCCTTTATCGAACAATCAGAACACGGTGTTATCTACTTTTCGATGGGATCTAACCTTAAACCATCCAAAATGGACAAGCAAAAGCGAAACGACGTCATTAAGGTGCTCTCAAGTcttaaacaaaacatcatcTGGAAATGGGACGACGATACACTTGTGGTCGATAAGAAGAAATTCTTGATCGGAAAATGGTTCCCTCAGGACGATATCCTGGCACACCCGAACGTCAAGCTGTTCATTACACACGGTGGTCTGCTGAGTTGCACCGAATCGATCTATCACGGTGTGCCGATCGTGGGCATTCCGATTTTCGGCGATCAACTGCTGAACATGGCACGAGCGGAACAATCGGGCTGGGGTATCGGAGTTACCTATAACGAGCTCAACGAACAAACATTCAGCAAAGCGATCACCACCGTTCTCGGTGACCCAAG CTATGCCGCAAACTTGAAGACTATCTCTCGTCGAATGAGAGATCAACCCCTGGCGCCAATGGATACAGCTAAATTTTGGGTTGAATACGTCATCAGGCACGATGGCGCAAAGCATCTCATATCTTCTGCGCAAGACCTTAACTTCGTTCATTACAACAATTTGGACGTCTACTTGTTTATTGGAGCAGTATTTCTGACTATCTTATTCGTCATTAGGTCGGGATTAAGAAAGTTGTATAGAACACTTTGCAAAAGGAATCGGAACACGCCAACTGTGAAAAAGACTAATTAA
- the LOC1276888 gene encoding esterase B1 isoform X2, whose product MSQPDHPVAVTQYGPVRGVRKTAATGVEYLNFQRIPYCKPPIGERRFKDLELPEPWTEPLDCTQQGPSGYQFNKLLNKIVGSEDHLYMNVYTKELKPAKLRPVMVWIHGGAFMRGSSGTEMYGPDYLIQKDIVLVTFNYRIGAFGFLSLDSKELGIPGNGGLKDQNVALRWVRDNIAQFGGDPDNVTLFGESAGGCSVHYHMVSSQSRQLFRRAIVMSGCTLNNWSTAPRRGMAERLAKALGWNGKGGEAELLKVLRAAPAEEIIKHQDLLLTPNELENRILFAFGPVVEPYVTESTFIPKAPLEMCREAWSNDIDILIGGNAEEGLFCLSSIKESPAIMDNLKNFEYLVPTELELVRGSQACQQYGLKLKKFYYGGSQPSFDNREGYLTLMTDKLFWHGLHRTVCSRISSQKPAKTFVYRFAVDSETYNHYRIYFCDRNVRGTAHADDLSYLFKNVFSPVPDVGTMEYRTMQTL is encoded by the exons ATGAGCCAGCCCGATCACCCTGTCGCTGTGACGCAGTACGGCCCAGTGCGGGGCGTGAGGAAAACGGCCGCTACCGGTGTCGAGTACTTGAACTTCCAGCGGATACCTTACTGTAAACCACCGATCGGTGAGCGACGCTTTAAG GATTTGGAGCTGCCAGAGCCATGGACGGAGCCGCTGGACTGCACCCAGCAGGGCCCCAGTGGATATCAGTTCAACAAGTTGCTGAACAAGATCGTGGGCAGTGAGGATCACCTGTACATGAATGTGTACACGAAAGAG CTCAAACCGGCAAAATTGCGCCCGGTAATGGTTTGGATTCATGGGGGCGCTTTTATGCGCGGCTCAAGCGGAACCGAAATGTACGGACCGGACTATCTCATCCAAAAGGACATTGTGCTGGTTACGTTCAACTATCGCATTGGAGCTTTCG GATTTTTGTCCCTCGATTCGAAGGAGCTTGGCATACCCGGAAATGGTGGTTTGAAAGATCAGAATGTGGCACTTCGCTGGGTGCGCGACAACATCGCACAGTTCGGTGGCGATCCCGACAATGTGACGCTGTTCGGTGAGAGTGCCGGTGGTTGCTCGGTCCACTACCATATGGTATCGAGCCAATCGAGACAGTTGTTCCGGCGGGCGATAGTGATGTCGGGCTGTACGTTGAACAACTGGTCAACGGCGCCGAGACGCGGTATGGCGGAAAGGTTGGCCAAAGCGCTCGGTTGGAACGGGAAGGGAGGCGAAGCGGAATTGCTGAAGGTGCTGAGAGCAGCACCGGCCGAGGAGATTATTAAGCATCAGGATCTGCTACTAACTCCGAAT GAGCTGGAAAACCGTATTCTGTTCGCTTTTGGTCCAGTGGTGGAACCGTACGTAACAGAAAGCACTTTCATTCCGAAGGCACCATTAGAAATGTGCCGTGAGGCATGGAGCAACGACATCGACATACTGATCGGGGGAAACGCCGAGGAAGGATTGTTCTGCTTGAGCTCCATCAAGGAAAGCCCCGCCATAATGGATAATCTGAAAAACTTCGAGTATCTCGTACCTACCGAGCTAGAGCTGGTGCGTGGATCGCAAGCATGCCAGCAGTATGGGCTGAAGTTGAAAAAGTTCTACTACGGTGGATCCCAACCATCGTTCGACAATCGGGAAGGCTATTTAACG CTCATGACCGATAAGCTCTTCTGGCACGGGCTGCACCGTACCGTCTGCTCGAGGATCAGCTCCCAAAAGCCGGCCAAAACGTTCGTCTACCGGTTTGCAGTGGATTCGGAGACGTACAATCACTATCGCATCTATTTTTGCGATCGTAACGTGCGCGGTACCGCCCATGCGGATGATCTTTCGTATCTGTTTAAGAACGTGTTCAGCCCGGTGCCGGATGTGGGCACGATGGAGTACAGGACGATGCAAACGCTG TGA
- the LOC5667145 gene encoding uncharacterized protein LOC5667145 has translation MAVVFTINGKVFNVQATEINVNVSLNTFIRNHAHLSGTKFMCLEGGCGACVVNLSGAHPVTGDVFSYAVNSCLFPVLACHGMDITTVEGIGDKQRGYHATQKLLAHFNGTQCGYCSPGMVMNMYSLLEAKKGKVTMEEIENSFGGNICRCTGYRPILDAFKALAVDADPKLKAKCQDIEDLTKICPKTGSACAGKCAAAGKTNPNKGLHLSFEEQKEWHKVYNVSDIFAIFESIGDKPYTLIGGNTAHGVYRRSDGIQVFIDINAVQELRTSSVGSSLTVGAGTSLTELMDLLTNTAKQNNNFSYFEHMVRHIDLIANVPVRNTGTIAGNLSIKNQHNEFPSDLYLILEAANATLTILESQGKTSTVRPSQYVTMNMNKKLLLNVILPPLYPSVYVYRTFKIMPRAQNAHAYVNGAFLIKLEGSEIISSNICFGGIDPQFTHALKTEEFLKGKNLLTNETIQGALKTLAAELNPDWVLPDAAPEYRKNLALSLFYKFTLQVASVLRFPLKNEYKSGGSVLSRAISSGAQQYETNQQQEQWSLIKKIPKIEALYQTSGEAKYINDLPTLPGELYAAFVLGTKVHANIASFDAEEALQIPGVIAFYTAKDIPGVNDFMPVKSEFSPNVEEVFCSGRILYHGQPVGLVLADTFEAAQKAAKTVCIHYSTDTVTETILPTVKDVADAKRHDRVVNIDYGFTGQSYGDATVPESAIHVSGSHESGGQYHYTMETQTCVCLPLEDGMEVHTATQAITLTQIAISQMLSVPENSLNVSVRRIGGGYGGKASRAVQVACACALACHLTKRPVRLVMTIETNMAVVGKRYGVVSNYTAEVTPEGRILRLHNEFLHDAGCNSNEAPDFMQGYYGNCYNKDVWSVVSKTALTDSASNTWCRAPGSTEAYAMIESIIEHIAFVTRSDPLAVRLQNMPNDSPMKPLLQTFLADIEYDRRNGEIAQFNLENRWRKRGIAIVPMEYPVGYFGTLHALVSIYHTDGTVAITHGGIEMGQGINTRAAQVAAKVLGIPVEKIAIKPTTNLTAPNDFCTQASITSEAVAHSVLIACETLLERIAPVRQQHPDVSWEKLTQLCHSQGVDLCATAMYNGVELPSYNVWALSCAEIELDVLTGCVLLQRVDILEDAGKTLNPEIEIGQIEGAFMMGVGLYLTEALIYDRATGELLTNRSWNYRPPGAKDIPVDLRIRLLQNTINPTGVQRSKATGEPAVNMAVVVLFALRNAINAARTDAGMPSEWIPLGVPCTPDRILRHLGNAYDQYLLH, from the exons ATGGCCGTAGTGTTTACAATAAATGGAAAAGTATTCAATG TTCAAGCGACTGAAATCAACGTCAATGTTTCGTTGAACACCTTCATCCGCAACCATGCCCATCTCAGTGGCACCAAGTTCATGTGCCTTGAGGGAGGCTGTGGTGCTTGCGTCGTCAATCTGAGCGGAGCACATCCGGTCACCGGAGATGTCTTCTCCTATGCTGTCAACTCG TGTCTGTTTCCTGTTCTCGCCTGCCATGGCATGGACATTACCACCGTCGAGGGTATTGGTGACAAGCAGCGGGGCTACCATGCCACCCAAAAGCTGCTGGCCCACTTCAACGGTACCCAGTGTGGCTACTGCTCTCCTGGCATGGTCATGAACATGTACAGTCTGCTGGAAGCGAAGAAGGGAAAGGTCACCATGGAGGAGATCGAGAACTCTTTCGGTGGTAACATCTGCCGCTGTACCGGCTACCGACCGATTCTGGACGCCTTCAAGGCGCTGGCCGTCGATGCTGATCCCAAGCTCAAGGCAAAGTGCCAGGATATTGAGGATCTTACCAAGATCTGTCCCAAGACCGGATCGGCCTGTGCTGGCAAGTGTGCCGCGGCAGGAAAAACTAACCCCAACAAAGGCCTCCATCTGAGCTTCGAGGAGCAAAAGGAGTGGCACAAGGTGTACAACGTGAGCGACATCTTTGCCATCTTCGAAAGCATTGGAGATAAGCCGTACACGCTCATCGGAGGTAACACTGCCCACGGTGTGTACCGTCGAAGCGACGGAATTCAAGTCTTCATCGATATCAACGCTGTCCAAGAGCTGCGGACCAGTTCGGTTGGAAGCTCTCTTACTGTTGGAGCTGGAACTTCGCTTACGGAGCTGATGGACCTGTTGACCAACacggcaaagcaaaacaataacttttccTACTTCGAGCACATGGTTCGTCACATCGATTTGATTGCCAACGTGCCTGTTCGTAATACTGGAACCATCGCTGGTAACCTCAGCATCAAGAACCAACACAACGAGTTCCCCTCCGACCTCTACTTGATCTTGGAGGCTGCTAATGCGACACTGACGATCT TGGAGTCCCAAGGCAAGACATCTACCGTCCGACCGTCCCAGTACGTCACCATGAATATGAACAAAAAGCTGCTCCTCAATGTGATCCTTCCTCCGCTCTACCCATCCGTCTACGTTTATCGCACATTCAAGATCATGCCCCGTGCTCAGAACGCTCACGCATACGTCAACGGAGCGTTCCTGATCAAGCTGGAGGGTTCTGAGATCATCTCCAGCAACATTTGCTTCGGTGGAATTGATCCTCAGTTTACCCATGCACTCAAGACGGAAGAGTTCCTCAAGGGTAAGAACCTTCTTACCAACGAAACGATCCAAGGTGCTCTCAAGACACTGGCCGCTGAGCTGAATCCCGACTGGGTGCTTCCGGATGCTGCTCCTGAGTATCGTAAAAATCTTGCCCTATCATTGTTCTACAAGTTTACGCTTCAAGTTGCTTCAGTATTACGCTTTCCACTGAAAAACGAGTACAAGTCCGGTGGATCAGTGCTGAGCCGTGCCATTTCTTCAGGAGCTCAACAATATGAAACAAATCAGCAACAGGAACAGTGGTCACTAATTAAAAAGATCCCAAAAATTGAAGCATTGTATCAAACTTCAGGAGAAGCAAAGTATATCAACGATTTACCCACATTGCCCGGGGAACTGTATGCTGCTTTCGTGCTTGGTACTAAAGTTCACGCCAACATAGCTTCCTTTGATGCGGAAGAAGCTTTG CAAATTCCAGGTGTGATCGCGTTCTACACAGCAAAGGACATCCCTGGTGTTAACGATTTCATGCCCGTAAAATCAGAGTTTAGTCCCAATGTTGAAGAAGTGTTCTGTAGTGGTCGGATTCTTTACCACGGACAACCTGTAGGATTGGTGTTAGCCGACACGTTCGAAGCCGCCCAGAAAGCAGCGAAAACAGTGTGTATCCACTACTCCACCGACACCGTAACTGAGACGATCCTTCCAACGGTCAAGGATGTCGCTGATGCCAAGCGTCACGATCGCGTTGTTAACATCGATTACGGATTCACTGGACAGTCTTACGGCGATGCTACCGTTCCGGAGTCCGCGATCCACGTTTCCGGATCGCATGAGTCCGGTGGCCAGTATCACTACACGATGGAAACGCAAACATGCGTCTGTCTGCCGCTGGAAGATGGTATGGAAGTACACACGGCGACACAAGCGATAACACTCACTCAAATTGCTATATCGCAAATGCTAAGCGTTCCAGAAAATAGCCTAAACGTATCCGTGCGCCGAATTGGTGGTGGATACGGTGGAAAGGCATCACGTGCTGTTCAGGTCGCCTGTGCCTGTGCGCTGGCATGCCATCTAACGAAGCGTCCAGTGCGTTTGGTAATGACGATCGAAACAAACATGGCCGTGGTTGGGAAGCGATACGGTGTCGTATCAAACTACACAGCTGAAGTAACTCCCGAGGGAAGAATTCTTCGTCTGCACAACGAGTTCCTGCACGATGCGGGATGCAACAGCAATGAGGCACCCGATTTTATGCAAGGCTATTACGGAAATTGCTACAACAAGGACGTGTGGTCCGTGGTGTCCAAAACAGCTCTTACCGATTCCGCCAGCAACACGTGGTGCCGTGCGCCGGGATCAACGGAAGCGTACGCCATGATCGAATCCATCATCGAGCACATAGCGTTCGTCACCAGGAGTGATCCGCTGGCAGTGCGGCTTCAAAACATGCCAAACGATTCCCCGATGAAACCACTGCTGCAAACCTTCCTCGCGGACATCGAGTACGATCGGAGGAACGGTGAGATCGCTCagtttaatttagaaaaccgttGGCGTAAGCGTGGCATCGCGATCGTGCCGATGGAGTATCCCGTGGGTTACTTTGGAACACTGCACGCGCTCGTCTCTATCTATCACACCGACGGCACGGTTGCCATTACGCACGGTGGCATCGAGATGGGTCAGGGCATTAACACGCGTGCGGCGCAGGTTGCGGCCAAGGTGCTCGGCATTCCGGTCGAGAAGATCGCAATCAAACCGACCACCAATCTTACAGCACCGAACGACTTTTGCACACAGGCCAGCATTACCAGCGAGGCCGTGGCTCAT tCAGTGCTGATTGCGTGTGAGACACTGCTTGAACGGATTGCCCCCGTCAGACAGCAGCATCCAGACGTTTCCTGGGAAAAGCTGACCCAGCTCTGTCACTCACAAGGTGTGGACCTTTGCGCCACGGCCATGTACAACGGGGTGGAGCTACCATCGTACAACGTTTGGGCGTTAAGCTGTGCCGAAATCGAACTGGACGTACTTACCGGTTGTGTGCTGCTCCAGCGCGTCGACATACTCGAAGATGCCGGCAAAACGCTTAATCCCGAAATTGAAATCGGCCAAATCGAAGGAGCATTCATGATGGGCGTGGGTCTTTATCTAACGGAAGCACTCATCTACGATCGAGCAACGGGCGAGCTGCTTACcaaccggtcctggaactatCGTCCACCGGGAGCGAAAGACATACCGGTCGATTTGCGGATCCGGCTGCTGCAGAACACCATCAACCCGACGGGCGTACAGCGTTCCAAAGCTACCGGCGAACCGGCGGTAAATATGGCCGTGGTTGTACTGTTTGCACTGCGGAATGCTATCAATGCGGCCCGGACGGATGCGGGCATGCCTTCGGAGTGGATTCCGCTTGGGGTGCCCTGCACGCCGGATCGAATTCTACGCCATTTGGGCAATGCGTACGATCAATATTTGCTTCATTAG